The proteins below come from a single Takifugu flavidus isolate HTHZ2018 chromosome 6, ASM371156v2, whole genome shotgun sequence genomic window:
- the LOC130527405 gene encoding hexokinase-1-like produces the protein MIAAQLLAYYFTELKDDQLKKIDKYLYSMRFSDETLKDIMNRFHREMDKGLGRDTNATSTVKMLPTFVRSIPDGSEKGEFIALDLGGSNFRILRVKVTQDKKQPVQMESQVYETPDDIVHGSGSRLFAHVADCLGDFMEKQKIKDKKLPVGFTFSFPCAQSKLDEAVLLTWTKRFKASGVEGMDVVQLLNKAIKKRGDYDADIMAVVNDTVGTMMTCGFDDQRCEVGIIIGTGTNACYMEELRHIDLVEGDEGRMCINTEWGAFGDDGSLEDIRTEFDREIDRGSINPGKQLFEKMASGMYMGELVRLILVKMAKEGLLFEGRITPELLTRGKIETKHVSAIEKTKEGLKKCMEILTRLGVEPSDEDCLAVRHVCAIVSFRSANLIAATLGGILARLKENKGVGRLRTTVGIDGSLYKMHPQYARRLHKTVRRLVPDSDVRFLLSESGSGKGAAMVTAVAYRLAEQSRQIQQTLAEFRLSKAQLMEVKKRMRVEIERGLKKKTHQEATVRMLPTFVRSTPDGSENGDFLALDLGGTNFRVLLVKIRSGKRRSVEMHNKIYAIPIEVMQGTGEELFDHIVYCISDFLDYMGMKSARLPLGFTFSFPCHQTSLDAGILVTWTKGFKATDCEGEDVVELLREAIKRKEEFELDVVAIVNDTVGTMMTCAYEEPTCEVGLIAGTGSNACYMEEMKNIEIVDGNEGRMCVNMEWGAFGDNGCLDDIRTRYDKAVDENSLNEGKQRYEKMCSGMYLGEIVRQILIDLTKRGFLFRGQISETLKTRGIFETKFLSQIESDRLALLQVRAILQQLGLDSTCDDSIIVKEVCGTVSRRAAQICGAGMAAVVDKIRENRGLDHLDITVGVDGTLYKLHPHFSRIFQQTVKDLAPKCNVNFLLSEDGSGKGAALITAVGCRQRELDAQQH, from the exons ATGATCGCTGCTCAGCTTCTGGCCTACTACTTCACCGAGCTGAAGGATGATCAACTCAAAAAG ATCGATAAGTACCTGTACTCCATGCGCTTCTCCGACGAGACGCTGAAGGACATCATGAACCGCTTCCACAGGGAAATGGACAAAGGCCTGGGCCGAGACACCAACGCAACCTCCACCGTCAAGATGCTGCCCACGTTCGTGCGGTCCATCCCTGATGGTTCAG AGAAGGGCGAATTCATCGCGCTGGATCTGGGAGGGTCCAACTTTAGGATTCTCCGGGTCAAGGTGACTCAAGATAAGAAGCAGCCGGTTCAGATGGAGAGCCAGGTCTATGAAACCCCCGATGACATCGTCCACGGCAGCGGCTCACGG CTCTTTGCTCATGTCGCCGATTGTCTGGGCGACTTCatggagaagcagaaaatcaaGGATAAGAAGCTTCCAGTAGGATTCACCTTCTCGTTCCCCTGCGCCCAGTCCAAACTGGATGAG GCAGTCTTACTGACATGGACAAAGAGGTTTAAGGCCAGCGGGGTTGAAGGCATGGATGTTGTGCAGCTTCTGAACAAGGCCATCAAGAAAAGAGGA GACTATGATGCTGACATCATGGCGGTGGTGAACGACACCGTCGGCACCATGATGACCTGTGGATTTGACGATCAGCGCTGTGAAGTTGGCATCATCATCG gaacaggaactaaCGCCTGCTACATGGAGGAGCTACGGCACATTGACCTGGTGGAAGGAGACGAAGGGAGGATGTGTATCAACACTGAATGGGGGGCCTTCGGGGATGACGGGTCCTTGGAGGACATTCGCACAGAGTTCGACCGCGAGATCGACAGAGGCTCTATAAACCCGGGAAAGCAGCT GTTTGAAAAGATGGCCAGCGGGATGTATATGGGGGAACTGGTCCGGCTCATCCTGGTCAAAATGGCCAAAGAGGGGCTGCTGTTTGAGGGCCGGATAACCCCTGAGCTTCTAACGAGAGGAAAGATCGAGACAAAGCATGTCTCTGCCATTGAGAA GACCAAAGAAGGACTGAAGAAGTGCATGGAGATCCTGACCAGGCTTGGGGTGGAGCCTTCAGATGAAGATTGCCTGGCTGTGCGGCACGTGTGCGCCATCGTGTCCTTCAGATCAGCAAATTTGATCGCTGCGACACTGGGGGGCATCTTGGCTCgcctgaaggaaaacaaaggagTTGGGCGCCTCCGCACCACCGTAGGCATCGACGGCTCCCTTTACAAGATGCACCCTCA ATATGCCCGCCGTCTGCACAAGACAGTGCGCCGCCTGGTTCCCGACTCAGACGTTCGCTTCCTGCTGTCTGAGAGCGGGAGCGGAAAAGGAGCGGCCATGGTGACGGCGGTGGCCTACCGCCTGGCGGAACAGTCGCGCCAGATTCAGCAGACTTTGGCAGAATTCCGACTGAGCAAAGCTCAGCTGATGGAGGTGAAGAAGCGCATGAGGGTGGAGATTGAGAGAGgcctaaaaaagaaaactcaccAGGAGGCCACTGTCAGGATGCTGCCCACCTTTGTACGGAGCACGCCAGATGGCTCAG AGAATGGAGATTTTCTGGCTCTGGATCTCGGAGGGACAAATTTTCGGGTGCTTCTGGTAAAGATCCGTAGTGGAAAGCGACGGTCGGTGGAGATGCACAACAAAATTTATGCCATTCCCATAGAGGTCATGCAGGGCACCGGAGAAGAG ctCTTCGACCACATCGTCTACTGCATCTCTGACTTCCTGGACTACATGGGAATGAAAAGTGCTCGTCTGCCGCTGGGCTTCACCTTCTCCTTTCCCTGTCATCAGACCAGCCTGGACGCT GGCATCCTTGTCACCTGGACCAAAGGCTTCAAGGCCACAGACTGTGAGGGGGAGGATGTGGTAGAGCTCCTTCGAGAAGCCATCAAGAGGAAAGAG GAGTTTGAACTCGATGTGGTCGCTATAGTAAATGACACGGTGGGGACGATGATGACCTGTGCGTATGAGGAGCCCACCTGCGAGGTGGGGTTGATCGCAG GAACCGGCAGCAATGCTTGCTacatggaggagatgaagaacaTCGAGATCGTGGATGGAAATGAGGGGCGCATGTGTGTCAATATGGAGTGGGGAGCGTTTGGAGACAACGGCTGTCTGGACGACATCAGGACGAGATACGACAAGGCAGTAGACGAGAACTCGTTGAATGAGGGCAAacagag ATATGAGAAGATGTGCAGCGGCATGTACCTGGGCGAGATCGTCAGGCAGATCTTGATCGATCTGACGAAGAGGGGTTTCCTGTTCCGGGGGCAAATCTCGGAGACGCTGAAGACGAGGGGCATCTTCGAGACCAAGTTCCTGTCGCAGATCGAGAG cgaCCGTCTGGcactgctgcaggtcagggctatcctgcagcagctggggcTCGACAGCACCTGCGACGACAGTATTATCGTCAAGGAGGTGTGTGGCACCGTGTCACGCCGCGCCGCTCAGATCTGCGGAGCCGGGATGGCGGCCGTGGTGGATAAAATCCGTGAGAACCGAGGGCTGGACCACCTGGACATCACCGTAGGCGTGGACGGCACGCTGTACAAACTCCACCCACA CTTCTCCCGCATCTTCCAGCAGACAGTGAAGGACCTCGCCCCCAAGTGCAACGTAAACTTCCTGCTCTCTGAGGACGGCAGCGGCAAGGGTGCCGCCCTCATCACGGCTGTGGGCTGCCGCCAAAGGGAGCTGGACGCGCAGCAGCACTAA
- the zbtb45 gene encoding zinc finger and BTB domain-containing protein 45 isoform X1 — protein MCLPQDNLALTIQRLGPILCGQRWTVGSGAAGHTSLLRHASSSRSPTTSAQQLKSFHQTHDCLTGRGPTVAHALYPFPSLPSLSLKLTQNPRHLPPLPHPHSQPVPSNSPPPAMAHGTETVHYIHLHNSSQSVLEALRTQRREGLFCDVTVRIHDASLRAHACVLAAGSPFFQDKLLLGHSEISVPPLVPAETVKQLVDFMYSGSLVVLQSQALCILTAASILQIKTVIDECTQIISQRKAATSAAAAAAAAAAAAAGRGMLGGVLPKQEERGEGKGSERGASGSCSVNSATGGGAYSNFANFMTECGASNMSGGMGGGGVSESGPGQMEHANAVTLMPLGDGMGSGSMCGGDGLGQGASSLLMKQNSSCTQDVRYKLRDLLATGAGTSSTGTLSASCGDIGRDSLRGNTTDLTDDLVGMDRYEEEDLDGRERGRDRDVDRGASHSRKQRQPLRLQVLGGEGVVVKDEGVHDTDGTVYALEDGRRDGEQEASQEAMAGFGQDFYDEQAVFSENFWPQSEPPQAMAFNPRGRVSKALTPPPTTQSINNQLLFQYPVSQSQPAPFYVGGPMGGIDSMAVTEPSQPQAPPPAPMTPAPPPSTSSCSAGPSPSSQGSETSFDCTHCGKSLRSRKNYSKHMFIHSGQKPHQCSICWRSFSLRDYLLKHMVVHTGVRAFQCTMCGKRFTQKSSLNVHMRTHRAERTFQCNICQRAFTHRTLLERHALQHAHHTPQGQGHGRGPDMTSPTKHSPPTLGGPSGMAGTASMVGNMAGMPNHGASST, from the exons ATGTGTTTACCTCAAGATAATCTGGCTTTAACGATTCAACGACTCGGTCCCATCCTTTGTGGACAGCGTTGGACGGTCGGCAG TGGCGCTGCTGGACATACCTCCCTGCTCAGACACGCCTCCTCCTCACGCTCACCAACGACATCAGCGCAGCAGTTGAAAAGCTTCCATCAGACTCATGATTGTTTGACGGGACGCGGACCCACCGTGGCCCATGCACTGTACCCGTTTCCCTCCCTGCCCTCCTTATCCCTCAAGCTGACGCAAAACCCTCGacacctcccccccctcccccatccccaCTCCCAACCCGTTCCCAGCAACTCGCCCCCTCCTGCCATGGCACACGGCACTGAGACCGTGCACTACATCCACCTTCACAACTCCAGCCAGTCAGTGCTGGAAGCTCTGCGCACACAACGGCGTGAAGGCCTCTTCTGTGATGTGACCGTGCGGATTCACGACGCTTCGCTGCGCGCCCACGCTTGCGTCCTGGCAGCCGGCAGCCCCTTTTTCCAGGACAAACTTCTCCTGGGTCACTCTGAGATCTCTGTGCCGCCACTGGTGCCTGCGGAAACTGTGAAGCAGCTGGTAGATTTCATGTACAGCGGCTCGTTGGTGGTGCTGCAGTCGCAGGCTCTCTGCATCCTCACGGCAGCCAGCATCCTACAGATCAAGACCGTGATTGACGAGTGCACCCAGATCATCTCGCAAAGGAAGGCCGCGACCAGCGCGGCCGCCGCGGCAGCAgctgccgcagcagcagcagctggccgAGGGATGCTCGGAGGGGTCCTCCCTAAACAGGAGGAGCGCGGCGAGGGAAAAGGGTCAGAGAGAGGGGCAAGTGGAAGCTGCTCCGTCAACAGTGCAACTGGTGGCGGGGCGTATTCAAACTTTGCCAACTTCATGACAGAATGCGGGGCAAGTAACATgagtggggggatggggggtggcgGTGTCAGTGAGAGTGGCCCGGGCCAGATGGAGCATGCTAACGCGGTGACCTTAATGCCATTGGGTGATGGCATGGGATCTGGCAGCATGTGTGGTGGCGATGGGCTGGGCCAAGGAGCCAGCTCTTTGCTGATgaagcagaactccagctgCACTCAGGATGTCAGGTACAAGCTCCGCGACCTGCTGGCCACCGGAGCCGGGACCAGTAGCACAGGGACCCTCTCAGCAAGCTGCGGTGACATAGGCAGGGACAGTCTTCGTGGCAACACAACCGACCTCACCGATGACTTAGTGGGGATGGACAGATACGAGGAGGAGGACTTGGACGGCAGAGAGcgaggaagagacagagatgTAGACAGAGGGGCGAGCCACAGCCGCAAGCAGAGACAACCATTAAGACTCCAG GTGCTGGGCGGGGAGGGAGTTGTGGTGAAGGACGAGGGGGTCCATGATACAGATGGCACCGTCTATGCCCTGGAGGACGGGCGGCGAGATGGAGAACAGGAAGCTTCTCAAGAAGCCATGGCGGGATTTGGCCAG GATTTCTACGATGAGCAGGCGGTGTTTTCTGAGAACTTCTGGCCCCAGAGCGAACCTCCCCAGGCCATGGCTTTCAACCCCAGGGGAAGGGTCAGCAAGGCTCTGaccccacccccaaccaccCAGTCTATCAACAACCAG CTTCTTTTCCAGTACCCAGTCAGCCAATCCCAGCCAGCTCCCTTCTATGTGGGCGGGCCAATGGGTGGGATTGACAGTATGGCGGTGACGGAGCCCAGTCAGCCGCAGGCTCCTCCGCCGGCACCCATGACTccagcccctcctccttccacatcctcctgctcagcaggcccctccccttcctcccaggGATCCGAGACCTCGTTCGACTGCACGCACTGTGGCAAATCTCTACGTTCCAGGAAGAACTACAGCAAGCACATGTTTATCCACTCCG GTCAGAAACCTCATCAGTGCTCCATCTGCTGGCGCTCCTTCTCCCTGCGTGACTACCTCCTCAAACACATGGTGGTGCACACTGGTGTCCGGGCTTTCCAGTGCACCATGTGTGGCAAGCGTTTCACCCAGAAAAGCTCTCTCAACGTGCACATGCGTACCCATCGTGCCGAACGCACCTTCCAGTGCAACATTTGCCAACGGGCCTTCACGCACCGCACCTTGCTGGAGCGCCACGCCCTGCAGCATGCCCACCACACCCCCCAGGGCCAAGGCCATGGGCGCGGACCTGATATGACCTCACCAACTAAGCACAGTCCTCCAACTCTGGGGGGACCCTCAGGTATGGCTGGTACGGCAAGCATGGTGGGCAACATGGCCGGTATGCCCAACCATGGAGCTTCCTCCACCTAA
- the zbtb45 gene encoding zinc finger and BTB domain-containing protein 45 isoform X2 yields MTGYPLCRTAPKPDLSGAAGHTSLLRHASSSRSPTTSAQQLKSFHQTHDCLTGRGPTVAHALYPFPSLPSLSLKLTQNPRHLPPLPHPHSQPVPSNSPPPAMAHGTETVHYIHLHNSSQSVLEALRTQRREGLFCDVTVRIHDASLRAHACVLAAGSPFFQDKLLLGHSEISVPPLVPAETVKQLVDFMYSGSLVVLQSQALCILTAASILQIKTVIDECTQIISQRKAATSAAAAAAAAAAAAAGRGMLGGVLPKQEERGEGKGSERGASGSCSVNSATGGGAYSNFANFMTECGASNMSGGMGGGGVSESGPGQMEHANAVTLMPLGDGMGSGSMCGGDGLGQGASSLLMKQNSSCTQDVRYKLRDLLATGAGTSSTGTLSASCGDIGRDSLRGNTTDLTDDLVGMDRYEEEDLDGRERGRDRDVDRGASHSRKQRQPLRLQVLGGEGVVVKDEGVHDTDGTVYALEDGRRDGEQEASQEAMAGFGQDFYDEQAVFSENFWPQSEPPQAMAFNPRGRVSKALTPPPTTQSINNQLLFQYPVSQSQPAPFYVGGPMGGIDSMAVTEPSQPQAPPPAPMTPAPPPSTSSCSAGPSPSSQGSETSFDCTHCGKSLRSRKNYSKHMFIHSGQKPHQCSICWRSFSLRDYLLKHMVVHTGVRAFQCTMCGKRFTQKSSLNVHMRTHRAERTFQCNICQRAFTHRTLLERHALQHAHHTPQGQGHGRGPDMTSPTKHSPPTLGGPSGMAGTASMVGNMAGMPNHGASST; encoded by the exons ATGACCGGCTACCCGCTGTGCAGGACAGCCCCAAAACCTGACCTGAG TGGCGCTGCTGGACATACCTCCCTGCTCAGACACGCCTCCTCCTCACGCTCACCAACGACATCAGCGCAGCAGTTGAAAAGCTTCCATCAGACTCATGATTGTTTGACGGGACGCGGACCCACCGTGGCCCATGCACTGTACCCGTTTCCCTCCCTGCCCTCCTTATCCCTCAAGCTGACGCAAAACCCTCGacacctcccccccctcccccatccccaCTCCCAACCCGTTCCCAGCAACTCGCCCCCTCCTGCCATGGCACACGGCACTGAGACCGTGCACTACATCCACCTTCACAACTCCAGCCAGTCAGTGCTGGAAGCTCTGCGCACACAACGGCGTGAAGGCCTCTTCTGTGATGTGACCGTGCGGATTCACGACGCTTCGCTGCGCGCCCACGCTTGCGTCCTGGCAGCCGGCAGCCCCTTTTTCCAGGACAAACTTCTCCTGGGTCACTCTGAGATCTCTGTGCCGCCACTGGTGCCTGCGGAAACTGTGAAGCAGCTGGTAGATTTCATGTACAGCGGCTCGTTGGTGGTGCTGCAGTCGCAGGCTCTCTGCATCCTCACGGCAGCCAGCATCCTACAGATCAAGACCGTGATTGACGAGTGCACCCAGATCATCTCGCAAAGGAAGGCCGCGACCAGCGCGGCCGCCGCGGCAGCAgctgccgcagcagcagcagctggccgAGGGATGCTCGGAGGGGTCCTCCCTAAACAGGAGGAGCGCGGCGAGGGAAAAGGGTCAGAGAGAGGGGCAAGTGGAAGCTGCTCCGTCAACAGTGCAACTGGTGGCGGGGCGTATTCAAACTTTGCCAACTTCATGACAGAATGCGGGGCAAGTAACATgagtggggggatggggggtggcgGTGTCAGTGAGAGTGGCCCGGGCCAGATGGAGCATGCTAACGCGGTGACCTTAATGCCATTGGGTGATGGCATGGGATCTGGCAGCATGTGTGGTGGCGATGGGCTGGGCCAAGGAGCCAGCTCTTTGCTGATgaagcagaactccagctgCACTCAGGATGTCAGGTACAAGCTCCGCGACCTGCTGGCCACCGGAGCCGGGACCAGTAGCACAGGGACCCTCTCAGCAAGCTGCGGTGACATAGGCAGGGACAGTCTTCGTGGCAACACAACCGACCTCACCGATGACTTAGTGGGGATGGACAGATACGAGGAGGAGGACTTGGACGGCAGAGAGcgaggaagagacagagatgTAGACAGAGGGGCGAGCCACAGCCGCAAGCAGAGACAACCATTAAGACTCCAG GTGCTGGGCGGGGAGGGAGTTGTGGTGAAGGACGAGGGGGTCCATGATACAGATGGCACCGTCTATGCCCTGGAGGACGGGCGGCGAGATGGAGAACAGGAAGCTTCTCAAGAAGCCATGGCGGGATTTGGCCAG GATTTCTACGATGAGCAGGCGGTGTTTTCTGAGAACTTCTGGCCCCAGAGCGAACCTCCCCAGGCCATGGCTTTCAACCCCAGGGGAAGGGTCAGCAAGGCTCTGaccccacccccaaccaccCAGTCTATCAACAACCAG CTTCTTTTCCAGTACCCAGTCAGCCAATCCCAGCCAGCTCCCTTCTATGTGGGCGGGCCAATGGGTGGGATTGACAGTATGGCGGTGACGGAGCCCAGTCAGCCGCAGGCTCCTCCGCCGGCACCCATGACTccagcccctcctccttccacatcctcctgctcagcaggcccctccccttcctcccaggGATCCGAGACCTCGTTCGACTGCACGCACTGTGGCAAATCTCTACGTTCCAGGAAGAACTACAGCAAGCACATGTTTATCCACTCCG GTCAGAAACCTCATCAGTGCTCCATCTGCTGGCGCTCCTTCTCCCTGCGTGACTACCTCCTCAAACACATGGTGGTGCACACTGGTGTCCGGGCTTTCCAGTGCACCATGTGTGGCAAGCGTTTCACCCAGAAAAGCTCTCTCAACGTGCACATGCGTACCCATCGTGCCGAACGCACCTTCCAGTGCAACATTTGCCAACGGGCCTTCACGCACCGCACCTTGCTGGAGCGCCACGCCCTGCAGCATGCCCACCACACCCCCCAGGGCCAAGGCCATGGGCGCGGACCTGATATGACCTCACCAACTAAGCACAGTCCTCCAACTCTGGGGGGACCCTCAGGTATGGCTGGTACGGCAAGCATGGTGGGCAACATGGCCGGTATGCCCAACCATGGAGCTTCCTCCACCTAA